A section of the Thermogemmatispora onikobensis genome encodes:
- a CDS encoding NYN domain-containing protein — translation MGQYILVDGYNVIRRNPQFRAALAQSLETARQLLITQLAHRYRHTPYQVTVVFDGAGKHEQHLYERRIHIIYSQHGENADQVIARLAREARAAGHEVQLFSDDSEVRQAVISQGGLAESTQGLATRLNAPPRRLAQRFAHQIRMRALYGLDPSFKLEDYEDQAPFSRHHRPQRHQQRGPQKKRRY, via the coding sequence ATGGGACAATACATTCTCGTTGACGGCTACAACGTGATTCGACGCAATCCGCAGTTTCGCGCCGCCCTGGCTCAAAGCCTGGAAACCGCCCGCCAGCTCTTAATCACCCAGCTCGCCCATCGCTATCGCCATACCCCCTATCAGGTCACGGTCGTCTTCGATGGCGCAGGCAAACACGAGCAACACCTCTACGAGAGACGCATCCATATTATTTACTCACAACATGGTGAAAACGCCGATCAGGTCATTGCCCGCCTTGCCCGCGAGGCCCGCGCCGCCGGACATGAGGTCCAGCTTTTTAGCGACGATAGCGAGGTACGCCAGGCCGTCATCAGCCAGGGCGGCCTGGCCGAGTCCACCCAGGGCCTGGCCACCCGTTTGAACGCACCTCCACGCCGTCTGGCCCAGCGCTTCGCCCATCAGATACGGATGCGCGCCCTCTATGGGCTTGACCCCTCTTTCAAGCTAGAAGACTACGAAGATCAAGCTCCTTTCTCCAGGCACCATCGGCCTCAGCGCCACCAGCAACGCGGCCCGCAGAAAAAAAGACGCTACTGA
- a CDS encoding response regulator transcription factor translates to MKAHILVVDDDPRITNLLRRILAYEGYSVAIASTGDEALMRSLEHPPDLMILDIMLPGIDGLEVVRRLRAAGDTMPVLMLTARDAIPDRVKGFEMGADDYLVKPFAPEELLARVMALLRRSQAERSEVLRYADLTLDTGTRLAYRGQREIELSPTEYELLALFLRRPRQVLTRDLIMERVWGLDFEGSSNVLEVYIGYLRSKLEAGGEPRLIHTVRGIGYVLKE, encoded by the coding sequence ATGAAGGCGCATATCCTGGTTGTTGACGATGATCCACGCATCACCAACCTCCTGCGCAGAATTCTTGCCTACGAAGGATACAGTGTGGCCATTGCCTCTACTGGCGACGAGGCCCTGATGCGCAGTCTGGAGCATCCCCCTGATCTGATGATCCTTGACATCATGCTGCCCGGGATCGATGGGCTGGAAGTGGTCCGTCGCCTGCGTGCCGCCGGGGATACGATGCCTGTCTTGATGCTCACTGCGCGCGATGCCATCCCTGATCGCGTGAAGGGCTTCGAGATGGGGGCCGACGATTATCTGGTGAAGCCCTTTGCTCCCGAAGAGCTGCTGGCACGTGTCATGGCTCTCCTGCGCCGTAGCCAGGCCGAACGCAGCGAAGTGCTGCGCTATGCCGACCTGACCCTGGATACCGGCACACGCCTCGCCTATCGCGGGCAGCGTGAGATCGAGCTATCTCCGACCGAGTATGAGCTCCTGGCACTCTTTCTGCGCCGCCCCCGCCAGGTGCTCACGCGCGATCTGATCATGGAGCGGGTCTGGGGCCTCGACTTTGAAGGCTCATCCAATGTGCTAGAGGTCTATATCGGCTACCTGCGCTCGAAATTGGAAGCCGGCGGCGAGCCGCGGCTCATCCATACGGTGCGCGGCATCGGCTATGTACTCAAAGAGTAG
- a CDS encoding acyl-CoA dehydrogenase family protein: MEMPSHSDEEQRLLVAEVRRFVERSVLPVAQQLEHEDRYPSELVEELRHLGLFAATIPESYGGLGLDLLTYVQLIEELARGWMSLAGVVNTHVLVAALIAQYGTEEQRQRFLPVMAEGRRRGALCLSEAEAGSDVQAIRMTAVRDGESYVLNGAKLWVTNGVHASILAVLARTDLQAQPPYRGMSLFLVEKETPGLHVGRTFAKLGYKGVDTAELVFEEVRVPVANLLGGLEGQGFKQAMSGLEIGRLNVAARAVGLARAAFEDAIRYAQQRRTFGQPIAEHQAIQLKLAEMYTEIEAARLLLHEAARKKTAGGRCDLETGMAKLFATEMCQRVTLEALRIHGGFGYVKEFNVERYYRDAPFMLIGEGTSEIQRLIIARQLLQRYAIDR; encoded by the coding sequence ATGGAGATGCCATCACACTCCGATGAGGAGCAGCGTCTGCTGGTCGCCGAGGTCAGGCGCTTTGTGGAGCGCTCGGTGCTGCCGGTTGCTCAGCAGCTGGAGCATGAGGACCGTTATCCGAGCGAGCTGGTCGAAGAGCTACGCCACCTCGGCCTCTTCGCAGCCACTATTCCCGAGAGCTATGGCGGTCTGGGGCTGGACCTGCTGACCTATGTCCAGCTCATCGAGGAACTGGCGCGCGGCTGGATGAGCCTGGCCGGCGTGGTCAATACGCACGTCCTGGTGGCTGCTCTGATCGCTCAGTACGGTACCGAAGAGCAGCGCCAGCGCTTTTTGCCAGTGATGGCCGAAGGCAGGCGCCGGGGCGCTCTCTGTCTCTCGGAAGCAGAGGCCGGTAGCGATGTCCAGGCTATTCGGATGACAGCGGTGCGCGACGGTGAGTCCTATGTACTCAATGGGGCCAAGCTCTGGGTGACCAACGGGGTCCATGCCAGCATTCTGGCCGTGCTGGCCCGCACCGATCTCCAGGCTCAACCACCTTACCGCGGCATGAGCCTCTTTCTGGTCGAGAAGGAGACGCCGGGCCTCCATGTGGGCCGCACCTTCGCGAAGCTGGGCTATAAGGGCGTGGATACGGCTGAGCTGGTCTTTGAGGAGGTGCGCGTGCCTGTGGCCAATTTGCTCGGCGGCCTTGAGGGCCAGGGCTTCAAGCAGGCAATGAGTGGCCTGGAGATCGGACGGCTCAATGTGGCCGCTCGCGCTGTGGGCCTGGCTCGCGCCGCCTTTGAGGATGCCATCCGCTATGCCCAGCAACGCCGCACCTTCGGCCAGCCGATCGCTGAGCATCAGGCCATTCAGCTGAAGTTGGCCGAGATGTATACGGAGATCGAGGCCGCCCGGCTGCTCCTCCATGAGGCAGCCCGCAAGAAGACCGCCGGCGGGCGCTGCGATCTCGAAACAGGGATGGCCAAGCTCTTCGCTACTGAGATGTGCCAGCGCGTGACGCTGGAGGCGCTGCGAATCCACGGCGGCTTTGGCTATGTCAAGGAGTTCAATGTCGAACGCTATTATCGCGATGCTCCTTTTATGCTGATCGGCGAGGGCACCAGCGAGATTCAGCGCCTGATTATCGCCCGCCAGCTCCTCCAACGGTATGCGATTGACAGGTAG
- a CDS encoding mCpol domain-containing protein — protein sequence MSVIEQRLAYQRKRVYGLDGDKIGASIEALFIQNNLEEIREFSQKVTEAIEEIKRQIRGRQGDIIFCSGDSILFLGDFDEEWCEQILQRFAELTGCTASMGVGESLQDAYLGLKLAKASGGGLLMYYHR from the coding sequence ATGAGCGTAATCGAGCAGCGATTAGCCTACCAGAGGAAGAGGGTTTATGGTTTGGATGGCGATAAGATCGGGGCCAGTATAGAGGCACTCTTTATTCAGAATAACCTGGAGGAGATAAGAGAATTCAGTCAGAAAGTGACAGAGGCTATAGAGGAAATTAAGAGGCAGATAAGGGGTAGGCAGGGAGATATCATCTTTTGCTCAGGGGATAGTATCCTCTTCTTGGGTGATTTTGATGAAGAATGGTGCGAACAGATTTTGCAACGCTTTGCTGAACTCACGGGTTGTACGGCCTCCATGGGCGTTGGAGAAAGCCTTCAAGATGCCTACCTAGGACTGAAGTTAGCCAAGGCCAGTGGGGGGGGGCTCTTGATGTACTATCACCGGTAA
- the pheA gene encoding prephenate dehydratase yields the protein MVQSLEHEQDRPLLEETTSRAEEGRGRSATAGAGKGEEATVRVAFQGERGAFGDEAVRAYFGPASEPQPHRSFADVFHAVAAGTIDYGLVPVENSQAGSINEVYDLLRQYDLFVIGEISLPVNHCLLCLPGQQLSEIKRVISHPQALAQSEAFLRELGVEVVASYDTAGSAKMIREQNLRGVAAVAGAAAAELYGLQILAEGIQTIKDNHTRFIALGRDPAPRREGPAKTMIVMATPHQPGALYRCLGVLAERGINLLKLESRPSRQRVWEYVFYLDFEGHRDDPPVRSALADLAQYTTFCKVLGSFPRRI from the coding sequence ATGGTACAATCGCTAGAGCATGAGCAGGATCGCCCATTGTTGGAAGAGACGACCTCGCGTGCAGAAGAAGGGCGGGGAAGGTCAGCCACGGCTGGAGCCGGGAAGGGCGAGGAAGCCACCGTCCGCGTAGCTTTTCAAGGAGAGCGGGGCGCTTTTGGAGATGAAGCGGTGCGGGCCTACTTTGGTCCCGCCAGTGAGCCGCAGCCCCATCGCAGTTTTGCAGATGTTTTTCACGCTGTTGCTGCTGGTACGATCGACTATGGCCTGGTGCCAGTAGAAAATTCGCAAGCCGGGAGTATCAATGAGGTCTATGATCTGTTGCGTCAGTACGATCTCTTTGTTATTGGCGAGATCAGCCTCCCGGTCAACCATTGTCTGCTGTGTTTACCTGGGCAGCAGCTCAGTGAGATCAAGCGAGTGATTTCCCATCCACAGGCTCTGGCTCAGAGCGAGGCTTTTCTGCGCGAGCTAGGGGTGGAAGTGGTCGCAAGCTACGATACTGCTGGTAGCGCCAAGATGATCCGCGAGCAGAATCTGCGAGGAGTAGCTGCCGTTGCGGGAGCGGCAGCTGCCGAGCTCTACGGGCTGCAGATTCTGGCTGAGGGCATCCAAACCATCAAGGATAACCACACGCGCTTCATCGCTCTGGGGCGTGATCCGGCACCTCGCCGGGAGGGACCAGCCAAGACCATGATTGTCATGGCGACGCCGCATCAGCCTGGGGCCCTCTATCGTTGTCTGGGAGTGCTTGCCGAACGGGGCATCAACCTGCTCAAGCTAGAGTCGCGCCCCTCGCGCCAGCGTGTCTGGGAGTATGTCTTTTATCTCGATTTCGAGGGGCACCGCGATGATCCACCCGTGCGCAGCGCCCTGGCCGATCTGGCGCAATATACGACCTTTTGCAAAGTCCTCGGCTCCTTCCCGCGTCGTATTTAG
- a CDS encoding lysylphosphatidylglycerol synthase transmembrane domain-containing protein: MLTASRLRTVRTGIVFSLVLAFIVLVAIGLYADFPRMLTALASFRWSFLPLILSLTLFNYCFRFVKWQYYLQRLQIRLPRLSSFLIFLSGLSMAITPGKVGELLKSYLLKRSTGEPISRTAPIIMAERLSDGLAMLLLAATGLIFYRFGWEVLLSLLVVGLGIILLIQHRALSLRVLAAGERLPLLARLAQPLRAFYESAYTLLRWRPLLLAIAIGFLSWSGECLALYFVFLGLGVPASPDLLLKATFILAVSSLVGSASGLPGGLGTADGSLLGLIRLLVSSSAVIGGAATLLIRFCTLWFGLALGVIALLLLRLTQYKKLFAPEPYEEEKMYFSTVADSDAMLPEADGSYNLSRASAPLSNGE; this comes from the coding sequence ATGTTGACTGCGAGCCGGCTTCGGACTGTGCGCACAGGCATAGTGTTTTCGCTGGTGCTGGCTTTTATCGTCCTGGTGGCGATCGGTCTCTATGCGGACTTCCCGCGCATGTTGACAGCGCTAGCGAGCTTCCGCTGGTCCTTCCTGCCCTTGATTCTCTCTTTGACGCTCTTTAATTACTGTTTTCGTTTTGTCAAGTGGCAGTATTATCTTCAGCGTTTGCAGATTCGCCTGCCGCGTCTGAGCAGCTTCCTCATCTTTCTCTCGGGGCTGTCGATGGCCATCACGCCTGGCAAGGTGGGAGAGCTATTGAAGTCCTATCTGCTCAAGCGTTCAACGGGAGAACCTATCAGCCGGACGGCCCCGATCATTATGGCCGAGCGGCTTTCAGATGGGCTGGCGATGCTCCTGCTGGCGGCCACGGGTCTGATCTTCTATCGCTTTGGCTGGGAAGTGCTCCTGAGCCTGCTGGTGGTAGGCTTGGGGATCATCCTGCTCATCCAGCATCGTGCGCTCTCTTTGAGGGTGCTCGCAGCTGGCGAGCGGCTGCCTCTCTTAGCGCGTCTGGCGCAGCCGCTGCGCGCTTTCTATGAGAGCGCTTATACGCTGCTTCGCTGGCGGCCTCTCTTGTTGGCCATTGCCATTGGCTTTCTCTCCTGGTCGGGGGAGTGTCTGGCGCTCTATTTTGTCTTTCTCGGCCTGGGTGTGCCAGCCTCTCCTGACCTCTTGCTGAAGGCTACTTTCATTCTGGCGGTCTCCTCTCTGGTTGGTTCTGCCTCCGGCCTGCCAGGTGGCCTCGGTACCGCCGATGGTAGCCTGCTTGGCCTGATCCGCCTGCTGGTTTCTTCCTCTGCTGTCATTGGTGGGGCTGCAACGCTGCTGATCCGTTTCTGTACGCTGTGGTTTGGTCTGGCGCTCGGTGTTATCGCATTGCTTCTTTTGCGTCTTACTCAATACAAGAAACTTTTCGCGCCGGAGCCTTATGAGGAAGAAAAGATGTATTTCTCAACAGTTGCAGATTCTGATGCAATGCTGCCCGAAGCCGATGGAAGCTACAATCTATCCCGGGCATCGGCACCTCTAAGCAACGGGGAGTGA
- a CDS encoding AAA family ATPase: MNSENEGQVREQAAEEMGERSARSEERGTPTRLLEERAWSEELPSGVPPQGTVVITIARQLGSGGSEVGRLVARRTGLRYLDRQIITEVARRLGVDVREARRLDEYTVGVAAQILEAVRASQPFTLNYAGLLGQTSRPLQQHDEVAYLHLTQKVILEMATQGNVIIVGRGSQFLLQHAPRTLHVALFAPLPQRIARVMSALHVDQRRARELIEQRDYEYTAYLRRYYGSDGQQPGLYHLLINTGLFSFEQAADLICQALSAVSGEPEADLASPQQ, from the coding sequence ATGAACAGCGAGAACGAGGGGCAGGTCCGCGAGCAGGCAGCAGAGGAAATGGGAGAGCGCTCCGCCCGCTCTGAAGAGAGGGGAACCCCGACGCGCCTGCTGGAAGAACGAGCCTGGAGTGAGGAGCTGCCGTCAGGGGTGCCTCCCCAGGGAACGGTGGTGATCACGATCGCCCGTCAACTCGGTAGTGGCGGCAGCGAAGTAGGGCGTCTGGTGGCCCGTCGTACGGGGCTACGCTATCTGGATCGCCAGATTATTACCGAGGTGGCCCGTCGCCTGGGCGTAGATGTCCGTGAAGCAAGGCGTCTCGATGAATATACCGTCGGCGTGGCGGCCCAGATCCTTGAGGCTGTACGTGCCAGCCAGCCCTTCACCCTCAATTACGCTGGCTTGCTTGGTCAGACCAGTCGTCCCCTGCAGCAGCATGATGAAGTAGCCTATCTGCACCTGACCCAGAAAGTCATTTTAGAGATGGCCACGCAGGGGAACGTCATCATCGTAGGTCGTGGTTCCCAGTTCTTGCTACAACATGCTCCGCGCACGCTCCATGTTGCTCTCTTTGCCCCGCTGCCGCAGCGCATTGCGCGCGTCATGAGCGCGCTGCATGTTGATCAGCGCCGGGCGCGCGAGCTAATTGAGCAGCGTGATTATGAATATACGGCCTACCTGCGCCGCTACTATGGGAGCGATGGCCAGCAGCCGGGCCTCTACCACTTACTCATCAATACTGGCCTCTTCTCCTTCGAGCAGGCTGCTGACCTCATCTGTCAGGCCCTCTCTGCCGTCAGCGGTGAGCCAGAGGCCGACCTGGCATCCCCCCAGCAGTGA
- a CDS encoding polyprenol monophosphomannose synthase, giving the protein MKTLIIIPTYNEKDNLRPLIGEIFRYAPATDVLIVDDHSPDGTGELAEELAREDARLHVLHRPGKLGLGTAYITGFKYALEHGYDAAFEMDADFSHDPRYLPDFLRLIEEADLVIGSRYIKGGATPNWPFLRRLISGGGNIFARTLLGLPVRDCTAGYRCYRREVLESIDLDSIRSRGYAFQVELVYRVWRQGFRIVETPIVFVDRRVGQSKMSKAIVFEGFLFVLRTRLGRKPQLPPPVRREAVLVGEISEKEEHERVPETSR; this is encoded by the coding sequence ATGAAAACTCTGATCATCATTCCCACCTACAACGAAAAAGACAACCTGCGTCCCCTGATTGGGGAGATCTTTCGCTATGCGCCAGCGACGGATGTGCTGATTGTGGACGACCATTCACCTGATGGTACGGGGGAGCTGGCGGAGGAGCTAGCCAGAGAGGATGCGCGGCTGCATGTGTTGCATCGTCCGGGGAAGCTCGGACTGGGCACGGCCTATATCACAGGCTTCAAATATGCCCTGGAGCATGGCTACGATGCTGCCTTTGAGATGGACGCGGACTTTTCGCATGATCCGCGCTATCTTCCTGACTTTCTGCGTCTCATTGAAGAGGCCGATCTGGTAATTGGTTCGCGCTATATCAAAGGTGGGGCGACACCCAATTGGCCCTTCTTGCGGCGCCTGATCAGCGGGGGTGGCAATATTTTCGCGCGTACCCTCCTGGGTCTGCCGGTGCGCGACTGCACGGCTGGCTATCGCTGTTATCGTCGCGAGGTTCTTGAAAGCATCGATCTTGACTCGATCCGCTCGCGTGGATATGCCTTCCAGGTTGAGCTCGTCTATCGAGTCTGGCGTCAGGGCTTTCGCATTGTCGAGACGCCGATTGTCTTTGTGGATCGGCGAGTCGGCCAGTCCAAGATGTCGAAAGCCATCGTCTTTGAGGGCTTTCTCTTTGTGTTGCGCACCCGGTTGGGCCGTAAGCCGCAGCTGCCACCGCCGGTACGACGTGAGGCCGTTCTGGTGGGGGAGATCTCCGAAAAGGAAGAGCACGAGCGGGTACCTGAGACATCGCGTTAA
- a CDS encoding DUF983 domain-containing protein, translating to MTWKRARVLFFRALLLRCPVCGEGKLYCGLFKTYERCPVCNFEYEREPGYYTGAMAVNLVLSELLITAITLPLAVNTSVPFIPLLIWGMTMPIIFPLIFYRHTKSFWMAFDHLIHPVTNERVFFPE from the coding sequence ATGACATGGAAACGAGCGCGTGTCTTATTCTTCCGGGCCTTGTTGCTGCGCTGTCCGGTTTGTGGTGAGGGCAAGCTCTACTGTGGGTTATTCAAGACCTACGAGCGCTGTCCGGTCTGCAACTTTGAATACGAGCGTGAGCCAGGCTACTATACGGGGGCGATGGCCGTCAACCTGGTGTTGAGTGAACTGCTCATCACTGCGATCACTCTCCCGCTGGCGGTTAACACCAGTGTTCCCTTTATTCCCCTGCTCATCTGGGGCATGACGATGCCCATCATCTTCCCTCTCATCTTCTATCGGCACACGAAAAGCTTCTGGATGGCCTTTGACCACCTCATTCATCCGGTGACCAACGAGCGTGTCTTTTTCCCAGAGTAG
- a CDS encoding P-loop NTPase, with translation MAELITADMVIHDVVTKHPETVKVFHGYGLPCTACAVGSRESIAGGARTHRLPPEKLDLLLKDLNAAIKGEPVSVAPKKAPVGRGIPLTMASGGGRKIKHVIAVMSGKGGVGKSLVTGLLAVSLRRQGYRVGVLDADITGPSMARMFGLGTKPTMLPDNRIRPVESRGGIKVISMNMFLGEESDPVIWRGPMVAKAIQQFYSDVEWDLLDFLLVDLPPGTSDAPLTVMQAVVPDGVVIVSSPQLLATMVVKKCINMVRHLKGTIIGVVENMAYFETPSGERYEIFGPSQGAELVSITGAPLLAQLPIDPQVAALCDAGRIEEYESSAYQLLAENFLNTLKIKR, from the coding sequence ATGGCGGAGCTTATTACTGCCGATATGGTTATTCATGATGTGGTAACCAAGCACCCAGAGACCGTCAAGGTCTTCCACGGGTACGGGTTGCCCTGCACGGCGTGCGCGGTCGGTTCCCGCGAGAGCATCGCTGGGGGAGCGCGCACCCACCGTCTGCCTCCAGAGAAGCTGGACTTATTGCTCAAAGACCTTAATGCTGCTATTAAGGGTGAGCCGGTCTCTGTCGCGCCCAAAAAGGCGCCCGTTGGGCGGGGGATTCCACTAACAATGGCTTCCGGAGGCGGGCGCAAGATCAAGCACGTCATTGCCGTGATGAGCGGCAAAGGAGGTGTTGGCAAGTCGCTCGTCACTGGGCTGCTGGCAGTCTCTCTGCGGCGTCAGGGCTATCGTGTCGGCGTGCTCGATGCCGATATCACCGGACCAAGCATGGCGCGCATGTTCGGCCTGGGCACAAAACCAACAATGCTGCCCGATAACCGCATCCGCCCAGTGGAGAGTCGCGGCGGCATTAAGGTGATCTCCATGAACATGTTCCTGGGCGAGGAGAGCGACCCGGTGATCTGGCGCGGGCCAATGGTGGCCAAGGCCATCCAGCAGTTCTATAGCGATGTCGAATGGGACCTGCTCGATTTCTTGCTGGTCGATCTGCCGCCCGGAACCTCCGATGCTCCTTTGACGGTCATGCAGGCTGTGGTCCCCGATGGCGTGGTCATCGTCTCCTCGCCACAGCTCCTGGCGACAATGGTGGTCAAGAAGTGCATTAATATGGTGCGACACCTGAAGGGCACTATCATCGGCGTGGTGGAAAATATGGCCTACTTCGAGACCCCTTCGGGCGAGCGCTACGAGATCTTCGGCCCCAGCCAGGGCGCTGAGCTGGTCTCTATCACCGGTGCCCCGCTGCTCGCACAACTACCGATTGATCCCCAGGTTGCCGCCCTCTGTGACGCAGGTCGCATTGAAGAGTATGAATCGTCGGCCTACCAGCTACTGGCCGAGAACTTCTTGAATACGCTGAAGATCAAACGCTAA
- a CDS encoding Crp/Fnr family transcriptional regulator: MKQVSSFAELPDDDLRELMAVAKKRTFRPGEVIFHRDDPGQVLYIIKEGKVKIAINSPDGQEISLVIFGKGEYFGEFALLDGLPRSADAVALERVECYTLQRDNFHRAILKNPRIAIHMLESLSRRLRNTDRMIEDLIFLDVPGRVAKKLLELAELHGVPTEDGVRIDIRLTQQDLASMVGASRESVNKVLGYFSAKGYIATGHHRITLRRPAELKERIY, encoded by the coding sequence TTGAAGCAGGTATCGAGCTTTGCAGAACTCCCCGACGACGATCTCCGCGAGTTAATGGCGGTTGCCAAGAAACGAACCTTTCGCCCCGGCGAGGTCATCTTCCATCGTGATGATCCGGGGCAAGTACTGTACATCATCAAGGAGGGCAAGGTCAAGATTGCCATCAACAGCCCGGATGGTCAAGAAATTTCGCTGGTCATCTTTGGGAAAGGCGAATATTTTGGCGAATTTGCCCTGCTGGACGGTTTACCCCGCTCGGCGGATGCCGTAGCTCTGGAGCGTGTGGAGTGCTATACACTCCAGCGTGACAACTTTCACCGTGCCATTCTCAAGAATCCGCGGATTGCCATTCACATGTTAGAGTCGCTCTCGCGGCGTTTGCGCAACACCGATCGGATGATTGAAGACCTCATCTTTCTTGACGTGCCGGGACGGGTGGCCAAGAAGCTGCTAGAGCTGGCCGAGCTGCATGGGGTGCCCACCGAGGACGGCGTTCGTATTGACATCCGGCTTACCCAGCAAGACCTGGCTTCGATGGTTGGAGCCTCTCGTGAGAGCGTCAACAAGGTGCTTGGCTATTTTTCCGCCAAGGGGTATATCGCGACTGGTCATCATCGGATTACGCTCCGGCGACCAGCCGAATTGAAAGAGCGCATTTATTAG
- a CDS encoding LysR family transcriptional regulator: MRTLNLHQLATFQVVAKHCSFVRAAEELHFSQPAVSAQIRQLEESLGVKLFDQIGRKTHLTQAGEELYLYSQKIFSVIEEALEVIESLRSPHYGRLSVAADTTVGSYVIPRLLGKFHQMYPEVEITLNVLNRAAVVEALANNRIDVAVVGRVPDDIPVVIEPFAFNELVLVAAPTHRLAGRSKVPFEEVTRETFLLREVGSGTRAALEGLFQEAGVPLKVAMQVGNNSAIKQGVTAGLGIALISRVAIDMELETGRLVILDVEGFPIIRQWRIVHLKDKNLSATARAFKLFLLQHADKRLRKQEPPHS, from the coding sequence ATGCGTACGCTCAATCTGCATCAGCTCGCCACATTCCAGGTAGTCGCCAAACACTGTAGTTTTGTCCGCGCCGCGGAGGAACTCCATTTTAGCCAGCCCGCGGTTTCGGCACAGATTCGCCAGCTTGAGGAGAGTCTGGGCGTCAAGCTCTTCGATCAGATCGGGCGCAAAACCCATCTTACCCAGGCCGGCGAGGAGCTGTATCTCTACAGCCAGAAGATTTTCTCTGTCATCGAGGAGGCCCTAGAGGTCATTGAGTCCTTGCGGAGTCCACACTATGGGCGGCTCAGCGTGGCTGCCGATACCACCGTCGGCTCCTATGTCATTCCGCGCCTGCTCGGCAAGTTTCATCAGATGTATCCCGAGGTAGAGATTACGTTGAACGTGCTTAACCGGGCGGCGGTGGTGGAGGCCCTGGCCAATAATCGCATCGATGTTGCGGTGGTTGGACGGGTGCCCGATGACATTCCAGTGGTCATCGAGCCTTTCGCTTTTAACGAGCTGGTACTGGTGGCCGCACCCACACATCGCCTTGCGGGACGTAGCAAGGTTCCATTCGAGGAGGTGACGCGCGAGACTTTCCTGCTGCGCGAGGTCGGTTCGGGCACACGCGCCGCTCTGGAGGGCCTCTTCCAGGAGGCCGGAGTCCCGCTGAAAGTGGCCATGCAGGTAGGCAACAACAGCGCCATTAAGCAGGGCGTGACCGCGGGCCTGGGAATCGCTCTGATCTCGCGAGTGGCCATCGATATGGAGCTGGAGACAGGCCGCCTGGTCATTCTCGATGTCGAGGGCTTTCCGATTATTCGCCAGTGGCGCATCGTCCATCTGAAGGATAAGAATCTTTCTGCCACAGCGCGGGCTTTTAAGCTCTTTCTCCTGCAACACGCTGATAAGCGACTCCGCAAGCAGGAACCTCCGCACTCCTAG
- a CDS encoding decaprenyl-phosphate phosphoribosyltransferase, which yields MNEALTDQREQSQPVEQNVTLVSGGVGEVAKDRTVTFGARLGALLQALRPRQWTKNLALFVGILFAKRLLEVTPLIHALLAFIAFCLVSSFIYLLNDLLDLENDRRHPRKRNRPLASGRLPISWALVAMGCLLGAAGLLTLVIFLLPLGGQHLPYSSLGGGDLLFALVLATYVVLMVLYSVRLKHVVLLDVFIIASGFLLRILAGAVVISVVISPWLYLVTILLSLFLALNKRRHELVLLQGEASTHRQILKEYSLPLLDQMITITAAATVMAYSLYTFQGPTGDHHLMVTIPLVLYGLFRYLYLVYMRMEGGSPEEVLLRDRPTLAAVGLCAAVIFVVLYVLPS from the coding sequence TTGAACGAAGCGTTGACCGATCAAAGAGAGCAATCGCAGCCGGTCGAGCAAAACGTGACATTGGTCAGCGGCGGGGTGGGAGAAGTGGCGAAGGATAGGACAGTGACCTTCGGGGCCCGACTTGGGGCCTTACTGCAGGCTTTGCGTCCGCGTCAGTGGACCAAGAATCTGGCGCTCTTTGTTGGCATACTCTTTGCGAAGCGTCTCCTGGAAGTGACTCCGCTGATCCATGCTCTGCTCGCCTTTATAGCATTTTGCCTTGTCTCAAGTTTTATTTATTTGTTGAACGATCTGCTTGATCTAGAGAACGACCGGCGTCACCCTCGCAAGCGCAATCGTCCCCTGGCCTCGGGTCGTCTACCGATCTCCTGGGCCCTGGTGGCCATGGGCTGTCTCTTAGGCGCGGCAGGGCTGCTTACACTGGTGATTTTTCTTCTTCCGCTGGGAGGCCAGCATCTGCCCTACAGCTCCCTGGGTGGGGGCGATCTGCTCTTCGCTCTTGTGCTGGCGACCTACGTCGTCCTGATGGTGCTCTACAGTGTACGGCTCAAGCACGTTGTATTGCTGGATGTCTTTATTATTGCGAGTGGTTTTCTGTTGCGTATTCTGGCGGGAGCCGTAGTCATCTCAGTGGTCATCTCCCCCTGGCTCTATCTGGTAACGATTCTGCTCTCGCTGTTTCTGGCTCTCAACAAGAGGCGGCATGAGCTGGTATTGCTGCAGGGCGAGGCCAGCACGCATCGGCAGATTCTGAAGGAATACAGTCTGCCCTTGCTGGACCAGATGATCACCATTACTGCTGCTGCGACGGTCATGGCCTACAGCCTCTATACTTTCCAGGGGCCGACGGGAGATCATCATCTCATGGTGACGATCCCCCTGGTGCTCTACGGCCTTTTTCGCTATCTCTACCTGGTCTATATGCGCATGGAGGGGGGCAGTCCCGAGGAAGTGCTCTTACGTGATCGCCCGACTCTAGCGGCAGTCGGGTTGTGTGCTGCGGTGATTTTTGTGGTTCTCTACGTGCTCCCGTCTTAG